The nucleotide window GAAGGACGTTTCTTCGGAATCCCTCCTTTCGTCCTGCCAGGGGAGGGAGTCCCATTCATCATCCCAGCAATCCTCGGGTTCATCACTCTGACGTTGATCCTGCTCTACGTCAGGGAACCAATAAAGGCCAGAAAGGAGAGAATCAGTGAGAAATAATTTAAGGGAGGCAGTCATAGTTGCGGGGGAGACAATGGCCTCCAGAGATATTCAGAGCGAACGGTCCGATAATAAGTTCATCCTCACTCGTGTCGGCGTTACGGACGTCAAGAAGCCCGTGAGAGTGAGGAGACCAGATAGAGCGACAACACTCACCGTCGACCTTGATGTTTTTGTTGACCTGCCCTCCTCAATGAAGGGCAGCCATATGTCCAGGAACCTGGAGGCGATCGGCGAGATCGTTGACAGCTCCGTCAGGCAGCCGGTCGCCGGCCTGGAGGACCTCTCACTGATGATATGCAGGAAACTCCTTGAGCGGCATGAGTACGCTTCCTACTCTGAGGCACGGGCCAGCGCGTACTACTTCTTGGAGAAGGAGACCCCGCTGGGGACGAAGAGCCTCGAGAGGTACAAGCTCGTTGCCAGGGCCGAGGCCCGCAGCGGTGAGGAGCCAGGAACCAATAAATCAATCGGAGTCGAGGTCGTTGGCATGACCACGTGCCCCTGTGCCATGGAGACCATCAGCGGCAGCACCAGCGGGTTAAGGGTGGAGCAAGCCATCACTCACAATCAGAGAAACAAGACATTCGTGATGATGGACGTTCCAGAGGGTATGACCGTTGAGGCAGATGATCTCGTGCAGATAGTGGAGAGATCGATGAGCAGCCCGACGTATGAGATACTGAAAAGAGAGGACGAGGCGGAGCTCGTCAGGCGGGCGCACTCGAACCCGAGATTCGTCGAGGACGTCGTGAGGGGGGTCCTGGCGCACATTCTGGAGGCGTTCAAGGACTTGCCCGACTGGGTTCAGGTTCAGGTCAAAAGCGAGAGCGAGGAATCGATCCATAAGCACAACGCATTCGCCGAGAGAGTGACAACTCTCGGAGAACTTCGGGGATAGCTCCCCGCAAAGCTTTATTTCGTCAATCCCATTCACCCACGTTGAGTCTGATATCCATATGTCATATCTGCGGTGCTCCCGCGACACAAACGTGCTCACACTGCGGAAAGCCCGTGTGCAGAGATGACTTCGATTTCCGCATGACCGTGTGCAAGGCATGCGTCTCCAAGAGGCAGAAGCCCGAAGAACAGGAGAGAACGAGGACACGTCTATTTCAGTAGTCGGAGCGCATCGTCACGCTCTATGCCCAATGCCCTTAACAGATACTCCAGCGACTTCGAGGCTATCATGTCCTTCGTCTGCTCATCGAGAAACCTCTCCATTATTATGGGTGCCTTTGAATAGTATTGAATGGCGAATTCAGAAAGGTAATATGGAGCGCTGTCAGGGTCGAGTTCGCTGGCCTTGACGTAGAACTGCTCTGCCTCGTTGAATCTCCCGGCGTCCATGCAGTAAGAAGCGTAGGCCTCGATGTACTGAGGGTTCTCAGGTTCCAGATCTATCGCCTTCTTGTAGAGATCGGCAATCTTCTCGGGTTTGACCTTCGGATTCCCGATGCTCGCCTCCGCCTTGCCGAAGAATGCCCTCGCGTTCTCTGGACTCATCTTCGTTGCCTTGTTGAAATGCTTGAGCGCCTTGTCGTATTCGCACATCCCCAACAGCCTCTCGCCGTCAGCGATTTCTTCCTCAACTTCCTTCATGAACAGTCCTCTCAAGTGTCGTATTGACAACACCGAGATAAAAGTTTGGTCAGGAGTCGTATACCAGATTATCATGGATGATAATTTCGACGAAAGTAGCTTAACAACTCAGAATGCTCTTCATAATGACTGCGATCATGATGTCTGGCGCCTATCTTGAGTTGAGGGTTGAGGGAGCGAAACCGCCTCGGTCAGTCGTTTCCGCAACACGTCCCTACGGCTGGAGAGTTCGAGGAGACAAGCTCGTCTATCCACTATCTGAAGAGGAATTCAACGTCGATGACTCAGGCCGCGTCATGAAAACGCTCGAAGCCTTGAATCGAGCTAGCTATGTCTTGAAGATCCTGAGGATGCCCTACAAGATCAGTTTTCAAGCGAGATCCAAGACGTCCCAAGTGTAGTCAGAATATGGGTTTTGCTTTCTTTAGCCACTCGATGTCGCTCACGTAGATCGTGCGCATGTCGGTTGTGTCTGTCAGGGCCATGACAAGCCTTTCGAGTCCGAGTCCCCATGCGAGGACGGGATGCTTCACACCGAACGGATGGGTGACTTCTGGCCTGAATATCCCGGCACCGCCGAGCTCGACCCACTCCC belongs to Candidatus Thermoplasmatota archaeon and includes:
- the mptA gene encoding GTP cyclohydrolase MptA, which codes for MASRDIQSERSDNKFILTRVGVTDVKKPVRVRRPDRATTLTVDLDVFVDLPSSMKGSHMSRNLEAIGEIVDSSVRQPVAGLEDLSLMICRKLLERHEYASYSEARASAYYFLEKETPLGTKSLERYKLVARAEARSGEEPGTNKSIGVEVVGMTTCPCAMETISGSTSGLRVEQAITHNQRNKTFVMMDVPEGMTVEADDLVQIVERSMSSPTYEILKREDEAELVRRAHSNPRFVEDVVRGVLAHILEAFKDLPDWVQVQVKSESEESIHKHNAFAERVTTLGELRG